A genomic region of Pseudomonas sp. MPC6 contains the following coding sequences:
- a CDS encoding helix-turn-helix domain-containing protein gives MENLGQTIRSLRKERKLTQQDLANQYGMSRSTISGIENNTIPEIGLRKVEAILNGFGYELTAVPRQSQRPTLDSLKKVNFHG, from the coding sequence ATGGAAAACCTTGGCCAGACAATCCGGTCGCTACGAAAAGAGCGAAAATTAACCCAACAGGATTTGGCGAATCAGTATGGAATGAGCCGTTCCACGATCTCAGGTATCGAGAACAACACCATCCCTGAAATCGGTTTGCGCAAGGTTGAGGCGATCCTGAACGGTTTTGGCTACGAACTCACCGCAGTCCCCCGTCAGTCGCAACGTCCAACTCTGGATTCTTTGAAAAAGGTCAATTTCCATGGTTGA
- a CDS encoding alpha/beta hydrolase has translation MRNESIRYLMVPGWQGSPEDHWQSHWQNSLPNSARVEQADWLTPRREDWVAALAEAIAADSTPVILIAHSLGCITVAHWAATAPVQFLRQVRAALLVAPADVERPACAPALRNFAPIPTDLLPFPSQVVSSDNDSAVSAPRALELARNWGAEAGILSGAGHINVKSGHQRWEQGFAYLYRLQNRMEHHALRRA, from the coding sequence ATGCGCAACGAATCAATTCGCTACCTGATGGTGCCGGGCTGGCAAGGATCGCCAGAAGATCATTGGCAAAGCCACTGGCAGAACAGCTTGCCGAATAGCGCACGGGTGGAGCAGGCCGACTGGCTGACGCCGCGCCGTGAAGACTGGGTCGCGGCGCTGGCCGAGGCGATTGCCGCGGATAGCACGCCAGTGATCCTGATCGCCCATAGCCTGGGCTGCATTACCGTTGCCCATTGGGCCGCCACTGCGCCTGTGCAGTTTTTACGTCAGGTTCGCGCTGCCTTGCTGGTGGCGCCTGCGGACGTCGAGCGCCCGGCTTGCGCACCTGCCTTGCGCAATTTCGCGCCCATTCCGACCGATCTTCTGCCGTTCCCGAGCCAGGTTGTCAGCTCGGACAATGACAGCGCCGTGAGTGCGCCGCGAGCCTTGGAGCTGGCCCGCAACTGGGGGGCCGAGGCGGGGATTTTGTCGGGTGCCGGACACATCAACGTGAAGTCCGGTCATCAGCGCTGGGAGCAGGGGTTTGCCTACCTCTATCGTCTGCAAAATCGCATGGAGCACCACGCCCTGCGCCGCGCTTGA
- a CDS encoding MetQ/NlpA family ABC transporter substrate-binding protein — MKKVLLFTALAAALTASLAQAGEKLVVAATPVPHAEILELIKPTLAKEGVDLEIKVFTDYVQPNVQVDQKRLDANYFQTLPYLNSFNEGKGTNLVTVIGVHVEPFGGYSKKVKSLAELKDGATIAIPNEGSNSGRALILLQKAGLIELKDPKNALATPKDIAKNPHNFKFKELESAMLPRVLDQVDLDMINTNYALEAGLNPAKDALVIEGADSPYVNFLVARPDNKDSVAIQKLAKALTSPEVKAFIEKKYSGAVLPAF, encoded by the coding sequence ATGAAAAAGGTTCTGTTGTTCACCGCACTGGCGGCTGCCCTGACGGCGAGTCTGGCCCAGGCTGGCGAGAAACTGGTGGTGGCGGCGACTCCGGTGCCACACGCCGAGATTCTTGAGCTGATCAAGCCGACCCTCGCCAAAGAAGGCGTGGACCTGGAAATCAAAGTCTTCACCGACTACGTTCAGCCCAACGTACAGGTCGATCAGAAGCGTCTGGACGCCAACTACTTCCAGACCCTGCCGTACCTGAACAGCTTCAACGAAGGCAAAGGCACTAACCTGGTGACCGTGATCGGCGTGCACGTCGAACCGTTCGGTGGCTACTCGAAGAAAGTCAAAAGCCTGGCTGAATTGAAAGACGGCGCGACCATCGCCATTCCGAACGAAGGCAGCAACAGTGGCCGTGCCCTGATCCTGTTGCAAAAGGCTGGCCTGATCGAGTTGAAAGACCCGAAAAATGCCCTGGCGACCCCGAAAGACATCGCCAAGAACCCGCACAACTTCAAGTTCAAGGAGCTGGAGTCAGCCATGCTGCCGCGTGTTCTGGACCAGGTCGACCTGGACATGATCAACACCAACTACGCGTTGGAAGCGGGTCTGAACCCGGCTAAAGACGCGCTGGTGATCGAAGGCGCCGATTCGCCTTACGTGAACTTCCTGGTGGCTCGTCCGGACAACAAGGACAGCGTCGCCATCCAGAAACTGGCCAAGGCCTTGACCAGTCCTGAAGTGAAGGCTTTCATCGAGAAGAAATACAGCGGCGCGGTACTGCCGGCGTTCTGA
- a CDS encoding response regulator, producing the protein MRVLLVEDEPELASLLAKGLSEASYAVDVAVTGMAGRRFIESGEYELIILDVMLPGLNGWQLLQQIRKLGDTPVLLLTTKDGIEDRLRGLELHEDDYLLKPFAVSELVKRVRKVLRRDRGR; encoded by the coding sequence ATGCGTGTGCTGTTAGTGGAAGACGAGCCTGAGCTCGCCAGTCTTTTGGCCAAAGGCCTGAGTGAGGCGAGTTATGCCGTGGATGTGGCCGTCACCGGGATGGCTGGCCGTCGTTTTATCGAGTCCGGCGAGTACGAGCTGATCATCCTCGACGTCATGCTGCCGGGGCTCAACGGCTGGCAGTTGCTGCAACAGATCCGCAAGCTGGGCGATACGCCGGTGCTGCTCCTGACGACCAAAGATGGCATCGAGGATCGCCTGCGCGGGTTGGAACTGCATGAAGATGATTACCTGCTCAAGCCGTTTGCGGTGAGCGAGTTGGTGAAGCGGGTGCGCAAGGTGTTGCGGCGGGATCGGGGGCGCTGA
- a CDS encoding fatty acid desaturase produces the protein MDGTSASPQRLNAAQRAAHIREVVLAKGVELRRRYPILNHQDALGVGILAFALAGMIGSATLYITGHMAWWVCLLLNALFASLTHELEHDLIHSMYFRKQRVPHNLMMALVWLARPSTINPWIRRHLHLNHHKVSGTEADMEERAITNGEPWGFARLLMVGDNVMSAFIRMLRARTWAHKFSIIKRTLKVYAPLALVHWSAWYVFLGFHAANGIAALMGTAIEWSATTLAVMQVIDIAAVVIIGPNVLRTFCLHFVSSNMHYYGDVEPGNVIQQTQVLNPWWMWPMQAFCFNFGSSHGIHHFVVKEPFYIRQLSVPVAHKVMREMGVRFNDIGTFGRANRFVRKERQTIGSVRSAQA, from the coding sequence ATGGACGGTACTTCTGCAAGCCCCCAGCGACTGAATGCAGCACAGCGCGCGGCACATATTCGTGAGGTGGTGCTGGCCAAGGGCGTCGAACTGCGGCGGCGCTACCCGATTCTCAACCATCAGGATGCCTTGGGCGTGGGCATTCTGGCCTTCGCCCTGGCCGGGATGATCGGCTCGGCGACGCTCTACATCACCGGGCACATGGCTTGGTGGGTGTGCCTGTTGCTCAACGCGCTCTTTGCCTCGCTGACCCACGAGCTGGAACACGATTTGATACATAGCATGTACTTTCGTAAACAACGTGTACCGCACAACCTGATGATGGCGCTGGTGTGGCTGGCGCGGCCGAGCACGATCAACCCGTGGATTCGTCGGCATCTGCACCTCAATCATCATAAGGTCTCCGGTACGGAAGCCGACATGGAAGAGCGGGCGATCACCAACGGCGAACCCTGGGGATTTGCGCGGCTGCTGATGGTGGGTGACAACGTGATGTCGGCGTTCATCCGAATGTTGCGAGCCAGGACCTGGGCTCATAAATTCAGCATCATCAAGCGCACCCTGAAGGTTTACGCGCCACTGGCGCTGGTGCATTGGAGCGCGTGGTACGTGTTTCTCGGCTTTCACGCGGCAAACGGCATCGCGGCGCTCATGGGCACTGCTATCGAATGGTCGGCGACAACGCTGGCGGTGATGCAAGTGATCGACATCGCGGCGGTCGTGATCATCGGCCCGAATGTATTACGCACCTTTTGCCTGCATTTCGTCAGCTCGAACATGCACTACTACGGTGACGTGGAGCCCGGCAACGTGATCCAGCAGACCCAGGTTTTGAACCCGTGGTGGATGTGGCCGATGCAGGCGTTCTGCTTCAACTTCGGCAGCAGCCACGGCATCCATCACTTTGTGGTGAAGGAACCGTTCTACATCCGCCAGTTGAGCGTGCCGGTGGCGCATAAGGTGATGCGTGAGATGGGGGTGCGGTTCAACGATATCGGGACATTCGGGCGGGCGAACCGATTTGTGCGCAAGGAGCGGCAGACCATTGGAAGCGTGCGATCGGCACAGGCCTGA
- the cysT gene encoding sulfate ABC transporter permease subunit CysT, translating into MSRRISPVIPGFGLTLGYTLVYLSLIVLIPLAAMFVHAAQLTWDQFWAIISAPRVLAALKLSFGTALCAAIINGIIGTLLAWVLVRYTFPGRKIIDAMIDLPFALPTAVAGIALTALYAPNGWVGQFAADLAFKIAYTPLGITLALTFVTLPFVVRTVQPVLADIPREVEEAAACLGAKPLQVFRHILVPALLPAWLTGFALAFARGVGEYGSVIFIAGNMPMKTEILPLLIMVKLDQYDYTGATSIGVLMLVVSFILLLLINLLQRRIETP; encoded by the coding sequence ATGTCGCGTCGTATCTCCCCCGTCATACCCGGCTTCGGGCTGACGCTGGGCTACACCTTGGTGTACCTCAGCCTGATTGTGCTTATTCCACTGGCGGCGATGTTCGTGCATGCCGCTCAACTCACCTGGGATCAGTTCTGGGCGATTATTTCGGCGCCGCGGGTGCTGGCGGCGTTGAAGCTGAGCTTCGGCACCGCCCTCTGCGCCGCGATCATCAACGGCATCATCGGCACACTGCTGGCCTGGGTGCTGGTGCGCTACACCTTCCCGGGCCGAAAAATCATCGATGCGATGATCGATCTTCCGTTTGCATTGCCCACTGCCGTTGCCGGTATCGCGTTGACCGCGCTCTACGCGCCGAACGGCTGGGTGGGGCAGTTCGCGGCCGACCTGGCGTTCAAGATCGCGTATACCCCCCTCGGCATCACGCTGGCACTGACTTTTGTAACGCTTCCATTCGTGGTACGTACAGTACAGCCAGTATTGGCCGATATCCCCCGCGAAGTGGAGGAAGCGGCGGCGTGTCTCGGTGCGAAACCCTTGCAGGTCTTCCGCCATATTCTGGTGCCGGCATTGCTGCCAGCCTGGTTGACCGGCTTCGCTTTGGCCTTTGCCCGCGGGGTTGGCGAGTATGGATCGGTGATTTTCATCGCCGGCAACATGCCGATGAAAACCGAGATCCTCCCGCTGCTGATCATGGTCAAGCTCGACCAGTACGATTACACCGGCGCTACCTCCATTGGTGTACTGATGCTGGTGGTTTCCTTCATCCTGTTGCTGCTGATCAACTTGCTGCAGCGGCGCATCGAAACCCCATAA
- a CDS encoding sulfate ABC transporter substrate-binding protein, which yields MSSIRHFALAALASALFAGSAVAKDYELLNVSYDPTRELYQDYNAEFVSFWKKAHPGDNVKVQQSHGGSGKQGRAVIDGLRADVVTLALAGDIDEIAKLGKTLPADWQKRLPEASTPYTSTIVFLVRKGNPKGIKDWGDLTKSGVEVITPNPKTSGGARWNFLAAWAYGLKANGGDEAKAKEYVQTLFKHVPVLDTGARGSTITFVNNGQGDVLLAWENEAFLALKEEGGADKFDIVVPSLSILAEPPVAVVDKNAEKKGNTEIAEAYLKHLYSPAGQEIAAKNFYRPRDKDVAAKYAKQFPTLDLVTIDKDFGGWKTAQPKFFNDGGVFDQIYQAQ from the coding sequence ATGTCGTCGATTCGTCATTTCGCTTTGGCCGCCCTGGCCAGCGCCCTATTTGCTGGTTCCGCGGTCGCCAAGGATTACGAACTGCTCAACGTGTCGTACGACCCGACCCGTGAGCTGTATCAGGACTACAACGCCGAATTCGTCAGTTTCTGGAAGAAAGCACATCCGGGCGACAACGTGAAAGTCCAGCAATCCCATGGTGGCTCGGGCAAACAGGGCCGGGCGGTGATCGACGGTCTGCGCGCCGACGTGGTGACGCTGGCCCTGGCGGGTGACATCGATGAAATCGCCAAGCTTGGCAAGACCCTGCCGGCCGACTGGCAGAAACGTCTGCCAGAGGCGAGCACGCCGTACACGTCGACCATCGTGTTCCTGGTGCGCAAGGGCAATCCCAAAGGCATCAAGGATTGGGGCGACTTGACCAAAAGTGGTGTGGAAGTCATCACCCCGAACCCGAAAACCTCAGGCGGTGCACGCTGGAACTTCCTGGCAGCATGGGCCTATGGCCTCAAAGCCAACGGCGGTGACGAAGCCAAGGCCAAGGAATACGTGCAGACCCTGTTCAAGCACGTTCCCGTTCTGGACACCGGCGCTCGCGGTTCGACCATCACCTTCGTCAACAACGGTCAGGGCGACGTGTTGCTGGCCTGGGAAAACGAAGCTTTCCTGGCGCTGAAAGAAGAGGGTGGCGCCGACAAGTTCGACATTGTGGTGCCTTCGCTGTCGATCCTCGCCGAGCCCCCGGTGGCCGTCGTCGACAAAAACGCCGAGAAAAAGGGCAACACTGAAATTGCCGAAGCCTATTTGAAACACCTGTACAGCCCTGCGGGTCAGGAAATCGCGGCGAAAAACTTCTATCGTCCACGTGACAAGGACGTCGCAGCCAAGTATGCCAAACAGTTCCCGACCCTGGACCTGGTGACCATCGACAAGGACTTCGGCGGCTGGAAAACCGCGCAACCGAAATTTTTCAATGACGGTGGCGTGTTCGACCAGATTTACCAGGCGCAGTAA
- the cysW gene encoding sulfate ABC transporter permease subunit CysW: protein MSQSSIAAASSNASRRGSASSRRLLIGLGWLIFGLFLLLPLVIVVSQGLKLGIGAFFTAIFEPDALSALKLTVIAVLISVPLNLVFGVSAAWCVSKYSFRGKSILVTLIDLPFSVSPVIAGLVYVLMFGAQGLFGPWLQDHDIQIVFALPGIVLATIFVTVPFVARELIPLMQEQGTQEEEAARLLGANGWQMFWHVTVPNIKWGLIYGVVLCTARAMGEFGAVSVVSGHIRGVTNTLPLHVEILYNEYNHVAAFAVASLLLILALFILLLKQWSENRINRLRASAAEE from the coding sequence ATGTCCCAATCGTCTATTGCTGCGGCTTCCTCGAACGCCTCCCGCCGTGGCAGCGCCTCATCGCGGCGACTGCTGATCGGCCTGGGCTGGCTGATTTTTGGCCTGTTCCTGTTGTTGCCGCTGGTTATCGTGGTGTCCCAGGGCCTGAAGCTCGGAATCGGTGCGTTCTTCACCGCGATCTTTGAACCGGATGCGTTGTCGGCTCTGAAACTCACGGTGATCGCCGTGCTGATTTCGGTGCCCCTGAACCTGGTGTTCGGCGTCAGTGCGGCGTGGTGCGTGAGCAAGTACTCGTTCCGCGGCAAAAGTATCCTCGTGACCCTGATCGACCTGCCGTTCTCGGTGTCGCCGGTGATCGCCGGCCTGGTCTATGTGCTGATGTTCGGCGCCCAGGGCTTGTTCGGGCCATGGTTGCAGGACCACGACATCCAGATCGTCTTCGCTTTGCCGGGCATCGTGCTGGCGACGATTTTCGTCACCGTGCCGTTTGTGGCCCGCGAGTTGATTCCGCTGATGCAGGAACAAGGCACTCAGGAAGAAGAGGCGGCCCGCCTGCTCGGAGCCAATGGCTGGCAGATGTTCTGGCATGTCACCGTACCCAACATCAAATGGGGCCTGATCTACGGCGTCGTGCTGTGCACCGCGCGGGCCATGGGTGAGTTCGGTGCGGTATCGGTGGTTTCCGGGCACATTCGCGGGGTGACCAACACCCTGCCGCTGCACGTCGAGATCCTCTACAACGAATACAACCACGTGGCCGCGTTCGCCGTGGCGAGCCTGTTGCTGATCCTGGCGCTCTTCATCCTGCTGCTCAAGCAGTGGAGCGAAAACCGTATTAACCGCCTGCGCGCCAGCGCCGCGGAGGAATAA
- a CDS encoding sulfate ABC transporter ATP-binding protein: MSIEVRNVSKNFNAFKALDNISLDIQSGELVALLGPSGCGKTTLLRIIAGLETPDKGSIVFHGEDVSGHDVRDRNVGFVFQHYALFRHMTVFDNVAFGLRMKPKNQRPSESQIAVKVHELLNMVQLDWLADRYPEQLSGGQRQRIALARALAVEPKVLLLDEPFGALDAKVRKELRRWLARLHEDINLTSVFVTHDQEEAMEVADRIVVMNKGVIEQIGSPGEVYENPASDFVYHFLGDSNRLHLGEDNHVLFRPHEVSLSRHELEDHHAAEVRDIRPLGATTRVTLKVEGQSDLIEAEVVKDHDSLVGLAKGETLFFKPKVWQKVANL; this comes from the coding sequence ATGTCGATCGAAGTGCGTAACGTCAGCAAGAATTTCAACGCGTTCAAGGCGCTGGATAACATCAGCCTGGACATCCAAAGTGGCGAGCTCGTGGCGCTGCTCGGTCCGTCCGGTTGCGGCAAGACCACGCTGCTGCGGATCATCGCCGGTCTCGAAACCCCGGATAAAGGCAGCATCGTGTTCCACGGTGAAGATGTCTCCGGTCATGATGTGCGTGATCGCAACGTCGGCTTCGTGTTCCAGCACTACGCCCTGTTCCGCCACATGACCGTGTTCGACAACGTCGCGTTCGGCCTGCGCATGAAACCGAAAAACCAGCGCCCGAGCGAAAGCCAGATCGCGGTGAAAGTCCACGAGTTGCTGAACATGGTGCAACTGGACTGGTTGGCGGATCGCTATCCGGAACAACTGTCCGGGGGGCAGCGTCAACGGATTGCCCTGGCCCGCGCCCTGGCGGTGGAGCCGAAGGTGCTGCTGCTCGACGAACCGTTTGGCGCCCTCGACGCCAAGGTCCGTAAGGAGCTGCGCCGCTGGCTCGCACGGCTGCACGAAGACATCAACCTGACCTCGGTCTTTGTGACCCACGACCAGGAAGAAGCCATGGAAGTCGCCGACCGCATCGTGGTGATGAACAAGGGTGTGATCGAGCAGATCGGCTCACCGGGTGAGGTCTATGAAAACCCCGCCAGCGATTTCGTCTACCACTTCCTCGGCGACTCGAACCGTCTGCATTTGGGCGAAGACAACCACGTGCTGTTCCGTCCTCACGAAGTGTCGCTGTCGCGCCATGAACTGGAAGACCATCACGCCGCCGAGGTGCGGGATATCCGTCCATTGGGCGCGACGACCCGGGTAACGCTGAAGGTTGAAGGCCAGAGCGATCTGATCGAAGCGGAAGTGGTGAAGGATCACGACAGCCTGGTCGGGTTGGCGAAGGGCGAGACGCTGTTCTTCAAGCCGAAGGTCTGGCAGAAAGTCGCCAATCTCTAA
- a CDS encoding AraC family transcriptional regulator: MTEPTSLASWTRALRKQLDALGLDSTALCRQAGLDPQLMDDPNARYPLSGTTRLWEIAVQVSGDPAIGLRVSRFVSPTTFHALGYALVASGSLREVFERIVRYHQVVSDALELELSRTDDRYRFRLKIPPGNPAPAFEAIDAFAAIYVRTCRNRLGRDYAPLAVYLRRPEPSDSHQWHKVFRSPVYFAADEDRLEFALVDFDSHLDDANPELAEHNEAVLKRTLAQLKPLTWERKVRDAIEEQLPEGEPSAERIAQALHLSLRSLQRHLADEGCRFDTLLNESRENLALLHLRDPQCSLSEISYLLGFADTSSFSRAFKRWTGMTPGQFREGLR, encoded by the coding sequence ATGACTGAACCGACCTCCCTCGCCAGCTGGACCCGTGCCCTGCGCAAGCAACTCGATGCGCTGGGCCTCGACAGCACCGCCCTGTGCCGGCAGGCGGGGCTCGACCCGCAACTGATGGACGACCCGAACGCCCGTTACCCGTTGTCCGGAACGACGCGCCTGTGGGAAATCGCGGTGCAGGTCAGCGGCGACCCGGCGATCGGCTTGCGGGTGTCGCGCTTTGTCAGCCCGACCACGTTTCATGCGCTCGGTTATGCGCTGGTGGCCAGCGGCAGCCTGCGGGAAGTATTCGAGCGGATCGTGCGTTATCACCAGGTGGTCAGCGATGCCCTGGAACTGGAACTGAGCCGCACCGACGACCGCTACCGCTTCCGCCTGAAAATCCCGCCCGGCAATCCGGCCCCGGCTTTCGAGGCCATCGATGCTTTCGCGGCGATTTACGTACGCACCTGCCGCAATCGTCTCGGACGCGACTACGCGCCACTGGCGGTGTATCTGCGGCGTCCGGAACCCAGCGATTCACATCAATGGCACAAAGTCTTTCGCTCGCCGGTGTACTTCGCCGCCGATGAAGACCGCCTGGAGTTCGCGCTGGTGGATTTCGACAGCCACCTCGACGATGCCAACCCGGAACTGGCCGAGCATAACGAAGCGGTGCTCAAGCGCACGCTCGCGCAACTCAAGCCCCTGACCTGGGAGCGCAAGGTCCGCGACGCCATTGAAGAGCAACTGCCCGAAGGCGAGCCCAGCGCCGAACGCATCGCCCAGGCCCTGCACCTGAGCTTGCGCAGCCTGCAACGGCATCTGGCGGACGAGGGCTGTCGGTTCGATACGCTGCTCAATGAAAGTCGCGAAAACCTGGCGCTGCTGCACCTGCGTGACCCGCAGTGTTCGTTGAGTGAGATCAGCTATTTGTTGGGGTTTGCCGATACCAGCAGCTTCAGTCGCGCGTTCAAGCGCTGGACGGGGATGACGCCGGGGCAGTTTCGGGAGGGGTTGCGGTGA
- a CDS encoding Mpo1-like protein, giving the protein MKSLVDHLGQYATYHRDPRNIATHFVGIPLIVVAVAVLLSRPQWAGGWLSPAVLVALASAWFYLRLELRLGVLMSVLLGLCIWAGQVLAQQSTLVWLASGVGMFVIGWAIQFVGHHYEGRKPAFVDDVTGLIVGPLFVVVELAFLLGLRRELKAQIEARAGGVRLRQDNAAA; this is encoded by the coding sequence ATGAAAAGCCTCGTCGACCATCTCGGTCAATACGCTACCTACCATCGCGACCCGCGCAATATTGCCACCCACTTCGTCGGCATTCCGTTGATTGTAGTGGCGGTGGCGGTGCTGCTGTCGCGTCCGCAATGGGCCGGGGGCTGGCTGTCACCGGCGGTGTTGGTCGCGCTGGCGTCGGCGTGGTTTTACCTGCGCCTGGAACTGCGCCTCGGGGTGTTGATGAGTGTATTGCTCGGGCTGTGCATCTGGGCAGGTCAGGTGCTCGCGCAGCAAAGCACGCTGGTCTGGCTGGCGAGCGGCGTCGGGATGTTTGTGATCGGCTGGGCGATTCAGTTTGTCGGTCATCACTATGAAGGGCGCAAGCCGGCGTTTGTCGACGATGTGACGGGGTTGATTGTCGGGCCGCTGTTTGTGGTGGTGGAGCTGGCGTTTTTGCTGGGGCTGCGGCGGGAGCTGAAAGCGCAGATCGAGGCGCGGGCGGGTGGTGTGCGTTTGCGCCAGGATAACGCTGCGGCGTAA
- a CDS encoding sigma 54-interacting transcriptional regulator — translation MSFETFGQPLLTFPDAEKSPLSIRAKALVFVDPRSRQLRQELEQLAPRSISVLIRGETGSGKELLARHIHRASDRGGLFVSVNCGSISPTYADAELFGYAAGSYSGSASSRAGWFGSANGGTLYLDEIGDLPLPIQVKLLAALENHEVTRVGAQQPSPVDVRLVAATSIDLAQAVAAGKFHERLYHYLSEGQLELPALRERVGDILSLSEYFLGIYSQRLDLPVPLISEAAQQLLEAHSWPGNTRELENVIHFALLVSTGDEILPEHLNLPEVPASLVSIERQLKHILREGTASEQAALKQLLKDTALL, via the coding sequence ATGAGTTTCGAAACGTTCGGTCAGCCGCTGCTGACCTTCCCCGATGCAGAAAAAAGTCCCCTGAGCATCCGCGCCAAAGCGTTGGTGTTCGTCGATCCGCGCTCGCGACAGTTGCGCCAGGAGCTGGAACAACTGGCACCGCGTTCGATCTCCGTATTGATCCGTGGCGAAACCGGCAGCGGCAAAGAATTGCTGGCGCGGCACATTCATCGCGCCAGTGATCGCGGGGGGTTATTCGTTTCGGTGAATTGCGGCTCGATCAGCCCCACGTACGCCGATGCCGAATTGTTTGGCTACGCCGCCGGCAGCTATAGCGGTTCGGCCAGCAGTCGCGCCGGCTGGTTCGGTTCGGCCAACGGCGGGACGCTCTATCTGGACGAGATCGGCGACCTGCCGCTGCCGATCCAGGTCAAACTGCTTGCCGCCCTGGAAAACCACGAAGTCACCCGCGTCGGCGCCCAGCAACCGAGTCCGGTGGATGTGCGCCTGGTGGCCGCCACCAGCATCGATCTGGCGCAGGCGGTGGCCGCCGGTAAATTTCACGAGCGGCTTTATCACTACCTCAGTGAAGGCCAGCTCGAACTGCCGGCGTTGCGTGAGCGGGTAGGCGATATCCTGTCATTGTCCGAATACTTCCTTGGTATCTACAGCCAGCGCCTGGACCTGCCAGTGCCGCTGATCAGCGAAGCGGCGCAGCAGTTATTAGAGGCGCATAGCTGGCCCGGAAATACCCGAGAGCTGGAAAACGTCATTCACTTTGCGCTGCTGGTGAGCACAGGTGACGAGATTTTGCCGGAGCATTTGAATTTGCCGGAAGTACCTGCCTCGCTGGTGTCGATCGAGCGGCAACTGAAGCACATCCTCCGCGAAGGCACTGCAAGCGAGCAAGCCGCGCTGAAACAACTCTTGAAAGACACCGCGCTCTTGTAG
- the oscA gene encoding sulfur starvation response protein OscA: MSASLRSVDGQDEATILREIQSALRDLRFGAVEITVHNAQVVQIERKEKFRLQNPSNKPS, from the coding sequence ATGAGCGCATCCCTACGTAGCGTTGACGGTCAAGACGAAGCCACCATCTTGCGTGAAATCCAGAGTGCCTTGCGCGACCTGCGGTTCGGCGCTGTTGAAATCACTGTGCACAACGCGCAGGTGGTTCAGATCGAACGCAAGGAAAAATTCCGTTTGCAGAACCCGAGCAATAAACCGAGCTGA